One Fusobacterium ulcerans DNA segment encodes these proteins:
- the dcuC gene encoding C4-dicarboxylate transporter DcuC, protein MNFIVAILVVVAVGYLIVKKYYAQGVLLLGGAVLLLAAVVFNGTPILAKGGTGSLYLDVFAQLKANFIKTTGSLGLAIMIVSAFAKYMDHIGASKALVKVAIKPLQKLNSPYIVLALSYVVGQILNIFIPSASGLGVLLMVTVYPIVVSLGVSPLAATAVIGTSACLDLGPASGNAVLASKTAGIDAALYFVDYQIPVAIVTVIVITVIHYFVNKSMDKNMNLAEKAKEEAEFEKEMNAEGKVPGFYALLPIIPLIVILVFSPLTGSKVRVDVIEAMFMSIALSMFIEGLRRKAFKSTLVELKIVFTAMGSQFANVITLIVAGEFFALGLTRIGVISALIDSTKSAGLGPQPMILVMTAIIALSSILMGSGNAPFFAFAALAPAVAASVDLNPIVMLMPMQLAAGIARSISPITAVIVAVAGISGVSPFDVVKRTAAPMVGGLLAVLITNMILFG, encoded by the coding sequence ATGAATTTTATAGTTGCAATTTTGGTTGTGGTGGCAGTTGGATATCTTATTGTTAAAAAATATTATGCACAAGGTGTTCTGTTGCTTGGGGGAGCTGTACTTTTGTTAGCTGCTGTTGTCTTTAATGGAACTCCTATCCTTGCAAAAGGTGGAACAGGATCACTTTATCTTGATGTATTTGCTCAATTAAAAGCTAACTTTATTAAGACTACTGGAAGTCTTGGACTAGCTATTATGATAGTATCAGCATTTGCTAAATACATGGACCATATAGGAGCAAGTAAGGCTCTTGTAAAAGTTGCTATTAAGCCTTTACAAAAACTTAACTCTCCATATATAGTGCTTGCATTATCGTATGTAGTGGGACAAATACTTAATATCTTCATACCAAGTGCATCTGGACTTGGAGTACTTCTAATGGTAACTGTATATCCTATCGTTGTATCTCTTGGAGTATCACCTCTAGCAGCTACAGCAGTAATAGGAACATCTGCTTGTCTTGACCTAGGACCAGCTTCTGGAAATGCTGTTCTGGCTTCTAAAACTGCTGGAATAGATGCAGCACTATACTTTGTTGATTATCAAATACCAGTAGCAATAGTTACAGTTATTGTTATCACAGTTATCCACTACTTTGTAAATAAATCTATGGACAAAAATATGAATTTAGCTGAAAAAGCTAAAGAGGAAGCTGAATTTGAAAAAGAAATGAATGCAGAAGGAAAAGTTCCTGGATTCTATGCTCTTTTACCTATCATTCCGTTGATTGTAATACTTGTATTCAGTCCGTTAACTGGAAGTAAAGTTAGAGTAGACGTTATAGAAGCTATGTTTATGAGTATTGCTTTAAGTATGTTCATTGAAGGATTGAGAAGAAAAGCTTTCAAAAGTACTCTTGTTGAATTGAAAATAGTATTTACAGCAATGGGAAGTCAATTTGCAAATGTTATCACTCTAATTGTAGCTGGAGAATTCTTTGCTCTTGGACTTACTAGAATAGGAGTTATATCAGCTCTTATTGACTCAACTAAGTCAGCAGGACTTGGACCTCAGCCAATGATTCTAGTAATGACTGCAATAATAGCACTTTCTTCTATCCTTATGGGATCAGGAAATGCACCATTCTTCGCTTTTGCGGCACTTGCACCAGCAGTAGCAGCATCAGTTGATCTTAATCCAATTGTTATGTTAATGCCAATGCAGTTAGCAGCAGGAATAGCAAGAAGTATTTCTCCTATCACTGCGGTTATTGTTGCAGTTGCAGGTATCTCTGGAGTATCTCCATTTGATGTTGTAAAAAGAACAGCAGCTCCAATGGTTGGAGGACTTTTAGCAGTTCTTATCACTAACATGATTCTATTTGGATAA
- a CDS encoding FAD/NAD(P)-binding protein, producing MSCGCGCHDHDNDPLMPKVAIITNIRRDTPDVTTFRIESPEGGKPFEFMPGQCAMLSVPPIGEAIFSITSSPTVKDYMECSIKKCGIVTDYIHQLEEGAEIGIRGPYGNNFPVEEADVLKGKDLLFIAGGIGLAPLRSVINYVMDNRENYGKVDIVYGSRTPDDLVHQNDIFKVWPAQKDTNVHLTVDREFEGWDGHVGFVPNYVKELGLDNNKVALVCGPPIMIKFVLQGLEEIGFKKEQVFTTLELKMKCGVGKCGRCNIGDKYVCKDGPVFRCDEILELPNEY from the coding sequence ATGAGTTGTGGTTGCGGATGTCATGATCATGACAATGATCCTTTAATGCCTAAAGTGGCAATAATAACTAATATCAGAAGAGATACTCCTGATGTTACTACATTTAGAATAGAGAGTCCAGAAGGTGGAAAACCTTTTGAATTTATGCCAGGTCAATGTGCTATGCTGTCAGTTCCTCCAATAGGAGAAGCTATATTCTCTATAACTTCATCTCCTACTGTAAAAGATTACATGGAGTGCAGCATAAAAAAATGCGGAATAGTAACTGACTATATACACCAGCTTGAAGAGGGAGCTGAAATTGGTATAAGAGGACCATATGGAAATAACTTCCCTGTAGAAGAAGCAGATGTATTGAAAGGTAAAGACCTTCTGTTCATAGCTGGAGGTATAGGACTTGCTCCTCTTCGTTCAGTTATCAACTATGTAATGGATAACAGAGAAAACTATGGAAAAGTGGATATCGTATATGGTTCACGTACTCCAGATGATCTAGTACATCAAAATGATATTTTCAAAGTATGGCCTGCTCAGAAAGACACAAATGTGCATCTGACAGTAGACAGAGAATTTGAAGGATGGGATGGGCATGTTGGATTTGTCCCAAACTATGTAAAAGAGCTTGGACTTGACAATAACAAAGTTGCTCTTGTGTGCGGACCTCCAATCATGATCAAATTTGTACTTCAAGGTTTGGAAGAAATCGGATTTAAGAAAGAGCAAGTATTCACTACATTGGAACTTAAAATGAAATGTGGTGTAGGAAAATGCGGACGTTGCAACATTGGAGATAAATATGTTTGTAAAGATGGTCCAGTATTTAGATGTGATGAAATTTTAGAACTTCCAAATGAATATTAA
- a CDS encoding DUF2628 domain-containing protein, which produces MKNPLLIEDVEFIENNIECLQDHVGNGFNHYVNEWLSDNTKFNFWAFFLAPFWLGYRGLYEYAILYIIFINITSDHLPSVYLAFLFLFPAYLGFKGNILYFEKVKNNIKKGRRTSGGVIGILIVILLQVAVFNIFYK; this is translated from the coding sequence ATGAAAAATCCATTGTTAATAGAAGATGTTGAGTTTATAGAAAATAATATTGAGTGCCTTCAAGATCATGTTGGAAACGGTTTTAACCACTATGTAAATGAATGGCTCTCTGATAATACAAAGTTTAATTTTTGGGCATTTTTTTTAGCACCTTTTTGGCTGGGCTATAGAGGGCTCTATGAATATGCTATTCTTTATATAATTTTTATCAATATTACTTCAGATCATCTTCCATCAGTATATCTGGCATTTCTTTTTCTTTTTCCTGCATATTTAGGTTTTAAAGGAAATATCTTGTATTTTGAAAAGGTAAAAAATAATATCAAGAAAGGCAGAAGAACAAGTGGGGGAGTAATAGGAATTCTTATTGTAATACTTCTTCAGGTGGCTGTTTTTAATATATTTTACAAGTAA
- a CDS encoding CoB--CoM heterodisulfide reductase iron-sulfur subunit B family protein: MKFSYYPGCTLKTKAQDLEKYALDSAAALGIELEEQKDWQCCGAVFPLGSDEIATKLSSVRSLAASYAKGEKLVTICSACHHVIKRTNEELKSNEDMRRKVNNYLQLENDYSGEGEVIHYLEMLRDEIGFDKIAEKVVKPLNRKIAAYYGCMLLKPKKAMNFDDPENPSIMENFIKALGGTPVLYPYRTECCGAYLAVNNKELTEKMSSKIIKSTLDNGAEEIVTACPLCKYNLELKDTASVSYFSEILAEALGVK; the protein is encoded by the coding sequence ATGAAATTTAGCTATTACCCTGGTTGTACTTTAAAAACTAAAGCACAAGACCTTGAGAAATATGCCTTAGATTCAGCAGCTGCTCTAGGTATCGAATTGGAAGAGCAGAAAGACTGGCAATGTTGTGGGGCAGTATTTCCATTAGGTTCAGACGAAATTGCTACAAAACTTTCTTCAGTAAGAAGTCTGGCGGCTTCTTATGCTAAGGGAGAGAAACTTGTGACTATATGTTCTGCATGTCACCATGTAATAAAAAGAACAAATGAGGAACTAAAATCTAATGAAGATATGAGAAGAAAAGTAAATAATTATCTTCAATTAGAAAATGACTACTCAGGAGAGGGAGAAGTAATCCACTATCTTGAAATGTTAAGAGACGAAATAGGATTTGATAAGATAGCAGAGAAAGTGGTAAAACCTCTTAATCGTAAAATTGCAGCTTATTATGGATGTATGCTTTTAAAACCTAAAAAAGCGATGAACTTTGATGATCCTGAAAATCCATCAATAATGGAGAATTTTATAAAAGCACTTGGAGGAACTCCAGTACTTTACCCATATAGAACAGAATGCTGTGGAGCTTATCTTGCTGTAAATAATAAAGAACTTACAGAAAAAATGAGCAGTAAGATAATAAAATCAACTTTAGATAATGGAGCAGAGGAAATTGTTACAGCTTGTCCTTTGTGCAAGTATAACTTGGAACTTAAAGATACAGCATCTGTAAGTTATTTTTCAGAGATTTTAGCTGAAGCTTTAGGAGTTAAGTAA
- a CDS encoding hydrogenase iron-sulfur subunit, whose amino-acid sequence MSSVEKVEKEEFKPLIVAFCCNWCSYAGADLAGTSRLNYPANVKIIRVPCSCRVNTNFIIRAFQKGADGVVIAGCHPGDCHYSTGNYYTRRRFSVFINLLEYMGIEKERFKIDWISAAEANKFATVMNEVLENVHRLGPNKKLRDGRWK is encoded by the coding sequence ATGTCGTCTGTAGAAAAAGTAGAAAAAGAAGAATTCAAACCTTTGATAGTTGCATTCTGCTGTAACTGGTGTAGTTATGCAGGTGCTGACTTAGCAGGGACAAGCAGATTAAACTACCCTGCTAATGTAAAAATAATTCGTGTTCCATGCTCTTGCAGAGTAAATACTAACTTCATAATCCGTGCTTTCCAAAAAGGTGCAGATGGAGTAGTTATTGCAGGATGTCACCCAGGGGACTGTCACTACTCAACAGGAAACTATTACACAAGACGTCGTTTCTCTGTGTTCATCAATCTTCTTGAGTATATGGGAATAGAAAAAGAGCGTTTCAAAATAGACTGGATATCAGCTGCGGAAGCAAATAAGTTTGCTACAGTAATGAATGAAGTATTGGAAAACGTTCATAGACTTGGACCAAATAAAAAGTTGAGGGATGGTAGATGGAAATAA
- a CDS encoding 4Fe-4S dicluster domain-containing protein, which translates to MEIMTEKIRKIAKEALSSNKVQMVIGWEKGDFSFESIPVFITDAEQADKLVLDAYCINNLSKYLMEQTQKYEKIGIFLKGCDSLGLNQLLKDHRIDREKVYVWGVPCNEMVDSKNNKYTKCETCLHPTPVVYDELLGEEITSEIDPEERFREVRILENMTADERYEFWSNEFSRCIRCNACRNICPACSCVKCVFDNDDINVLGKANIAPENGFFHLTRAYHVAGNCVDCGECARICPAHIRLDLLNRKIIKDINETYGAWEAGLDSETPAPLVSYTLEDKDNFAVKKGGK; encoded by the coding sequence ATGGAAATAATGACTGAAAAAATTAGAAAAATAGCTAAAGAAGCACTTTCAAGTAATAAAGTCCAAATGGTAATTGGTTGGGAAAAAGGAGATTTCTCATTTGAATCTATACCAGTTTTCATCACTGATGCTGAACAGGCTGATAAACTTGTATTAGATGCTTACTGTATAAACAACCTAAGCAAATATCTTATGGAACAAACACAAAAATATGAAAAAATTGGAATATTTTTAAAAGGATGCGATTCATTAGGATTAAACCAATTATTGAAAGACCATAGAATAGACAGAGAAAAAGTATATGTATGGGGAGTTCCATGTAATGAAATGGTTGATTCTAAAAATAATAAATATACAAAATGTGAAACTTGTCTTCACCCTACTCCAGTAGTATATGATGAACTGTTAGGAGAGGAAATAACTTCTGAAATTGATCCTGAAGAGAGATTCAGAGAAGTAAGAATACTTGAGAATATGACTGCTGATGAAAGATACGAATTCTGGAGCAATGAGTTTTCAAGATGTATCAGATGTAATGCTTGTCGTAACATATGCCCAGCATGCAGCTGTGTAAAATGTGTATTCGACAATGATGATATAAATGTTTTAGGAAAAGCTAATATAGCACCTGAAAATGGATTCTTCCACTTAACAAGAGCTTACCATGTAGCTGGTAACTGTGTGGACTGTGGAGAATGTGCAAGAATATGTCCTGCTCATATCAGACTTGACCTGTTAAACAGAAAAATAATAAAAGATATCAATGAAACTTATGGAGCATGGGAAGCAGGACTTGATTCTGAAACTCCAGCACCATTAGTATCATACACACTAGAAGATAAAGATAACTTTGCAGTAAAAAAAGGAGGTAAATAA
- a CDS encoding 4Fe-4S dicluster domain-containing protein yields MKKVLKSRLTELWEAINNSFDLFLPMENGTLVNFGSYAADKNVRLDVLKTSSSVKEFVFPQTETYLKFKNTRKKLELTPVNVEGRDYVLFGVRNCDAASFKIMDNIFLREPVDTYYRAHRAKGIIVTMACNSPEETCFCSAFGIDAAEASPASDIVTWDMGDYILWEAKTEKGEKLTAAVSSVLEDAEDVNALETLKKEIKEKMESLPLKDLDPKKITKEQQELFDMEDFWGDISKKCLACGSCTFVCPTCHCYDVKDYDGGNAGERYRCWDSCMISDFTRMAHGNPRTSQLQRVRQRFMHKLVYYPKNHEGMYSCVGCGRCVEKCPVGLNIVRVIKRLGEE; encoded by the coding sequence ATGAAAAAAGTATTAAAAAGCAGACTGACTGAATTATGGGAAGCTATTAATAACAGTTTTGATTTATTTCTTCCAATGGAAAATGGTACTCTTGTAAATTTTGGAAGCTATGCAGCTGACAAAAATGTAAGACTTGATGTACTTAAAACAAGTTCATCAGTAAAAGAGTTTGTTTTTCCTCAAACTGAAACATACTTAAAATTTAAAAATACAAGAAAAAAACTTGAACTTACACCAGTAAATGTAGAGGGAAGAGACTATGTGCTTTTTGGTGTTAGAAACTGTGATGCAGCAAGTTTTAAAATAATGGACAATATATTTTTGAGAGAGCCGGTAGATACATATTACAGAGCTCACAGAGCAAAAGGGATCATAGTAACTATGGCATGTAATTCTCCAGAGGAAACTTGTTTCTGTAGTGCATTTGGAATAGATGCTGCTGAAGCTTCTCCAGCTTCTGATATAGTAACTTGGGATATGGGAGACTATATCTTATGGGAAGCAAAGACAGAAAAGGGAGAAAAGCTTACTGCTGCTGTCTCATCTGTACTTGAAGATGCTGAAGATGTAAATGCTCTTGAAACATTAAAAAAAGAGATCAAAGAAAAAATGGAATCACTTCCATTAAAAGATCTTGATCCTAAAAAAATAACTAAAGAACAACAGGAGCTTTTCGATATGGAAGACTTCTGGGGAGATATCAGCAAAAAATGTCTAGCTTGTGGGTCTTGTACATTTGTATGTCCAACTTGCCACTGTTATGATGTAAAAGATTATGATGGAGGAAATGCTGGAGAGAGATACAGATGCTGGGATTCTTGCATGATATCAGACTTTACTCGTATGGCTCATGGAAATCCAAGAACTAGTCAATTACAAAGAGTAAGACAAAGATTTATGCACAAACTTGTATATTATCCAAAAAATCATGAGGGAATGTACTCTTGTGTAGGATGTGGAAGATGTGTTGAGAAATGTCCTGTAGGACTAAATATTGTAAGAGTAATAAAAAGATTGGGGGAGGAATAA
- a CDS encoding FAD-binding protein, which translates to MYTAEMRELIKKVEATRPSRMGHDFPRLSPEAKLEILKSNHPDYVESGFRPLNLGVNSGDKVPLELADLIEAKSRVELDKVDLNRVDYDVDVLIIGAGGAGAAAALEAHNTGAKVMIATKLRFGDANTMMAEGGIQAADKPDDSPARHYLDVLGGGHFTNIPELAKALVHDAPGAIQWLNELGVMFDKEEDGTMHTQHGGGTSRKRMHAAADYSGAEIMRVLRDEVRNKGVEVIEFSPAVELIKDTEGKVAGAVLYNLETKEYSVAKAKTVILATGGAGRLHYHGFPTSNHYGATADGLVLGYRVGAELAFADTIQYHPTGVAFPSQIFGALVTEKVRGLGATPLNIDGEQFVYHLETRDIEASAIINECNVKGKGIATPTGEVGVWLDTPLIDMIHGEGTLEKRLPAMFRMFEKFGIDMRKEPILIYPTLHYQNGGLLINDKGETKIENLFVAGECAGGIHGRNRLMGNSLLDIIVFGRRAGKNAGAKSKEVEVKDLTLNHIAEYHESLKANGVETDRVSPMLLPRYRHGADKQN; encoded by the coding sequence ATGTATACGGCAGAAATGAGAGAATTAATAAAAAAGGTTGAGGCAACTCGTCCAAGTAGAATGGGACATGATTTTCCAAGATTGTCTCCAGAAGCTAAACTTGAAATATTAAAGAGTAATCACCCTGACTATGTAGAAAGTGGATTCAGACCGCTTAATCTTGGAGTAAATTCTGGAGATAAAGTGCCTTTGGAACTAGCTGATCTTATAGAAGCAAAAAGCAGAGTGGAATTAGATAAAGTAGATCTTAACAGAGTAGACTATGATGTAGATGTTCTTATAATAGGAGCAGGGGGAGCAGGAGCTGCTGCTGCACTGGAAGCACATAATACTGGAGCAAAAGTAATGATAGCTACTAAACTTCGTTTTGGTGATGCCAACACTATGATGGCAGAAGGAGGAATCCAAGCTGCTGACAAGCCAGACGATTCACCTGCTAGACACTACTTAGATGTATTAGGTGGAGGACATTTCACAAACATTCCTGAACTGGCAAAAGCATTAGTACATGATGCACCGGGAGCTATCCAATGGCTTAATGAACTTGGAGTAATGTTTGATAAAGAAGAAGATGGAACTATGCATACACAGCATGGTGGAGGAACTTCAAGAAAGAGAATGCATGCTGCTGCTGACTACAGTGGAGCAGAAATCATGCGTGTACTTAGAGATGAAGTAAGAAATAAAGGTGTAGAAGTAATAGAGTTTTCACCAGCTGTAGAACTTATAAAAGATACAGAGGGAAAAGTAGCAGGAGCTGTACTGTATAATCTTGAAACTAAAGAATACTCAGTAGCAAAAGCTAAAACTGTAATACTGGCTACAGGAGGAGCAGGAAGACTTCATTATCATGGATTCCCTACTTCTAACCACTATGGAGCAACAGCTGATGGATTAGTATTAGGATACAGAGTAGGAGCAGAACTTGCTTTTGCTGATACTATTCAATATCATCCTACAGGAGTTGCATTCCCATCTCAAATATTTGGTGCTCTAGTAACTGAAAAAGTAAGAGGACTTGGAGCTACACCTCTTAACATAGATGGAGAGCAATTCGTATATCACTTAGAAACAAGAGATATCGAAGCATCTGCTATCATCAATGAATGTAATGTAAAAGGAAAAGGAATTGCTACACCAACTGGAGAAGTTGGAGTATGGCTTGACACTCCATTAATCGACATGATACATGGAGAGGGAACATTGGAAAAAAGACTTCCTGCAATGTTTAGAATGTTTGAAAAATTTGGAATAGATATGAGAAAAGAACCAATTCTTATCTACCCAACACTTCATTATCAAAATGGAGGACTCCTAATCAATGATAAAGGGGAAACTAAAATAGAAAACCTATTTGTTGCTGGAGAATGTGCTGGAGGAATCCACGGAAGAAACAGACTTATGGGAAATTCATTATTGGATATAATAGTATTTGGACGTAGAGCTGGTAAAAATGCTGGTGCTAAGAGTAAAGAGGTTGAAGTAAAAGACCTTACTCTAAATCATATAGCAGAATACCATGAATCTTTGAAAGCAAATGGAGTAGAAACTGACAGAGTATCTCCTATGCTGCTTCCTCGTTACAGACATGGTGCAGATAAACAAAACTAA
- a CDS encoding 4Fe-4S dicluster domain-containing protein, whose protein sequence is MERDRVVFNKDKKDVLTIEEISKEKTANCMQCGKCSAGCPAAEGMDILPHQVIRHLQMGDVETIKNSKTIWTCASCFTCASRCPRNVDLCKLMEAVRLTIVRKKGSSKLIPEDVPGIMSDKKMPQQAIVSAFRKYSK, encoded by the coding sequence TTGGAAAGAGATAGAGTAGTTTTCAATAAAGATAAAAAAGATGTACTTACAATAGAGGAAATCAGCAAGGAAAAAACAGCAAACTGTATGCAGTGTGGAAAATGTTCTGCTGGATGCCCTGCTGCTGAAGGAATGGACATACTTCCTCATCAAGTAATAAGACATCTGCAAATGGGAGATGTAGAAACAATAAAAAATAGTAAAACTATATGGACTTGTGCTTCTTGTTTTACTTGTGCTTCTCGTTGTCCTAGAAATGTAGATCTTTGTAAATTGATGGAAGCAGTTCGTTTGACTATCGTAAGAAAAAAAGGAAGCAGCAAATTGATTCCTGAGGATGTACCTGGAATAATGTCAGATAAAAAGATGCCGCAGCAAGCTATTGTTAGTGCATTTCGTAAATATAGTAAATAA
- a CDS encoding CoB--CoM heterodisulfide reductase iron-sulfur subunit A family protein codes for MQRVGVFVCWCGNNIAGTVDVERVSEVAKDIPGVVYSTNYQYMCSEIGQNLLKDAIKEHNLDRVVVASCSPRMHETTFRNAAAKAGLNPYLVEIANIREHCSWVHKDKEQGTEKAIALVKAAVAKAILNAPLVSGESGVEKRALVIGGGIAGIQTALDIADAGFKVDIVEKQPSIGGKMAQLDKTFPTLDCSACILTPKMVDASMHPNITLHTYSEIEAVNGYVGNFTVSIKKKARYVDMDKCTGCGICVEKCPSRKAGNEFEENLTKRGAIYKAFAQAVPNVPVIDTTQCIKMATGKCGICEKLCMAKAIDFSQKDEIIEERYGAIVVATGYDLINLEKLGEYNYSHPNVITSLEFERLTNAAGPTHGKFLKPSDHTKPKKVVFVQCVGSRDTSDRGKPYCSKICCMYTAKHAMLLRDKYPDIEAYVFYIDVRTPGKNFDEFQRRAVEEYGVQYIKGMVGKVFPEGDKLMVNGVDALTGQTVVIDADMVVLAAATRAKDDAVALKRKLNISTDTNNFFTEAHPKLKPVETASAGIYLAGACQGPKDIPETVAQASAAAAKAIILLCKDKLVNNPCVSSVNTDLCSGCGQCAQMCPYDAISLKMTDIRDHGKVVRRLVATVNDALCQGCGGCTVSCRPGAIDLRGFSNKQIMAEVDAICRL; via the coding sequence TTGCAAAGAGTTGGAGTTTTTGTTTGTTGGTGCGGGAATAATATAGCAGGTACTGTAGATGTAGAAAGAGTATCTGAAGTAGCAAAGGATATTCCTGGAGTAGTTTATTCAACAAATTATCAATATATGTGCTCAGAGATAGGGCAAAATTTATTAAAGGATGCTATAAAAGAGCATAACTTAGATAGAGTAGTAGTTGCTTCATGTTCACCTAGAATGCATGAGACAACATTTCGTAATGCAGCAGCAAAGGCTGGATTAAATCCATACCTTGTTGAGATAGCAAATATAAGAGAACACTGTTCATGGGTACATAAAGACAAAGAGCAGGGAACAGAAAAAGCAATAGCACTTGTAAAAGCTGCTGTAGCAAAAGCTATTCTTAATGCTCCGTTAGTATCTGGAGAGAGTGGAGTAGAAAAAAGAGCATTGGTAATCGGAGGGGGAATTGCTGGTATACAGACAGCCCTTGATATAGCTGATGCAGGATTCAAAGTGGATATAGTTGAGAAGCAACCAAGTATAGGTGGAAAAATGGCTCAGTTAGATAAGACATTCCCTACACTTGACTGTTCAGCTTGTATCTTAACACCTAAAATGGTTGATGCTTCTATGCATCCAAACATTACTTTACATACATACAGTGAAATAGAAGCTGTAAATGGTTATGTAGGAAACTTTACAGTATCTATAAAGAAAAAAGCTCGTTATGTAGATATGGATAAATGTACAGGTTGTGGAATCTGTGTTGAAAAATGTCCTTCAAGAAAAGCAGGAAATGAATTTGAAGAAAATCTAACTAAAAGAGGAGCTATATATAAAGCATTTGCACAGGCAGTACCAAATGTACCAGTAATCGATACTACTCAATGTATAAAAATGGCAACTGGAAAATGTGGAATCTGTGAAAAACTTTGTATGGCAAAAGCTATAGATTTCTCTCAAAAAGATGAAATTATAGAAGAAAGATATGGAGCTATAGTAGTAGCTACTGGATATGATCTTATCAATCTTGAGAAGTTAGGAGAATACAACTATTCTCATCCAAATGTAATAACTTCACTGGAATTTGAAAGACTTACAAATGCAGCAGGACCTACTCATGGAAAATTCCTTAAACCTTCAGATCATACAAAACCTAAGAAAGTAGTTTTTGTACAATGTGTTGGATCAAGAGATACAAGCGACAGAGGAAAACCTTACTGTTCAAAAATCTGTTGTATGTATACAGCAAAACATGCAATGCTTCTTAGAGATAAATACCCAGATATCGAAGCATATGTATTCTATATAGATGTAAGAACACCTGGTAAAAACTTTGATGAATTCCAAAGAAGAGCAGTTGAAGAGTATGGAGTTCAATATATCAAAGGTATGGTTGGAAAAGTATTCCCAGAAGGGGATAAACTAATGGTAAATGGTGTAGATGCACTTACTGGACAGACAGTTGTAATAGATGCTGATATGGTAGTACTGGCAGCAGCTACAAGAGCTAAAGATGATGCAGTAGCTTTAAAAAGAAAGCTAAACATCAGTACAGATACAAACAACTTCTTTACAGAGGCACATCCAAAACTAAAACCAGTAGAAACAGCTTCAGCAGGAATATACTTAGCAGGGGCTTGTCAAGGACCTAAAGATATTCCTGAAACAGTGGCACAAGCCAGTGCAGCAGCAGCAAAAGCAATAATTCTGCTTTGCAAGGATAAACTTGTAAATAACCCTTGTGTATCTTCTGTAAATACAGATCTTTGCAGTGGATGCGGTCAATGTGCACAAATGTGTCCATACGATGCTATCTCTCTAAAAATGACTGATATCAGAGATCATGGAAAAGTTGTAAGAAGATTAGTGGCAACAGTAAATGATGCACTATGTCAAGGATGTGGAGGATGTACAGTATCTTGCCGTCCAGGAGCAATTGACCTGAGAGGATTCTCAAATAAACAAATTATGGCGGAGGTAGATGCAATATGTCGTCTGTAG
- a CDS encoding 4Fe-4S dicluster domain-containing protein, producing the protein MAEKKMVDIYILGKKYTVPSTLTIMDSMEYAGYQLIRSCGCRSGFCGACATVYRVQGQSELKVTLACQSEVEDGMYLTQIPFFPGKKAVYDMDKVEASADTMVEKYPEIYKCIGCNACTKGCSQGINVMQYIAYAQRGEFEKCAHESFDCVGCGICASKCPAGITHYNVGLLARRITGKHIAPKSKHLMERVEEINAGKLDAELDEMMNKSIDELKDLYNHRDITK; encoded by the coding sequence ATGGCTGAAAAGAAAATGGTTGATATATATATATTAGGTAAAAAATATACTGTACCTTCAACTCTAACAATAATGGATTCTATGGAATATGCAGGATATCAGCTTATAAGAAGCTGCGGATGCAGATCAGGATTCTGTGGAGCTTGTGCTACTGTATATAGAGTGCAGGGACAAAGTGAACTTAAAGTAACTCTTGCTTGTCAAAGCGAGGTAGAAGATGGAATGTATCTTACACAAATTCCTTTCTTCCCGGGGAAAAAAGCAGTTTATGATATGGATAAAGTAGAAGCTTCTGCTGATACTATGGTAGAAAAATATCCTGAAATATACAAATGTATAGGATGTAATGCTTGTACAAAAGGATGTTCTCAAGGAATCAATGTAATGCAGTATATTGCATATGCACAAAGAGGAGAATTTGAGAAATGTGCTCATGAATCATTTGACTGTGTAGGATGTGGAATATGTGCATCAAAATGTCCTGCTGGAATAACTCACTACAATGTAGGACTTCTGGCTCGTCGTATTACTGGAAAACATATAGCTCCTAAGAGTAAACATTTAATGGAAAGAGTTGAAGAAATCAACGCTGGTAAATTAGATGCGGAATTAGATGAAATGATGAACAAAAGTATAGATGAACTAAAAGATCTATACAATCATAGAGATATCACTAAATAG